The Bombus huntii isolate Logan2020A chromosome 2, iyBomHunt1.1, whole genome shotgun sequence genomic interval ATCTCTTTCATCTGAATCAGGTCTTGGTGTTAGAACTTCTGAATTATTGAATGGAATAGGTTCAAAAATTAAACTTTCAGAGTCTTCAGAATATGTGTCTTCACTTACATCTACCTGTTTAATGTCTTGTGTACACATGTTTCTTGAACTATACAAAGACACTATGCCATGCTTATTACTTATATCACTGTCATAATCTGTTAACCGTCTTTTCCTTGTTATTGGCCCATTTTGAACTAAAACTCGTTCATGATCACCTAACTGCTTCAATGTATCTGTGATATTTTGACatgatgaatttttatttagtgtGTAATTTGTACTTTTCTTTTCCACTGTAGAATATGTTCTAAGTGCTTTAGTTATGTTagtatcttttaatttattgaacaTGGATGATGGATTTTGTCCACTTTGTAAAATATCATTGTTGTTACCAGTTTGATTTGAGGTCTGCTTTGTATTTATGATGTTAGTATCCATTGTGTTTGATGATATTTCATTATTCTTATCTTGTCTAATATTCTGCTGAAgtatagtattattatttctctCCCAAATGTTCTTCTCTGaacttttatttatgtttGATGATTGTTTTTTATAAGCatttgttgaaaatatttcattgtaaCTGCTACTTTGTGAAGTTGTTTCACTTCCTACTATTTCCAGATCATTACTACTAATAGCCCATTTATCCTGTTCATTTGAAACAGTACGATTACAACTATTAATGATTCTAATCCACTCAATATAagaatcttttaattcttcttgTAGTTGAGATAGTTCCTCTTTTAATTTGCTCATAATACTATTGAAAATGAATACTGTATGATTAGCATCCTCCAATGTTACTATATCTTCTGTAGTATAGTTTGATTGTATCTTAATTATGTGGAACTGATATTCTAAAAGTTTATCTTTTAGCTCTCCTACTTTTCCTATAATATAAGGCTTAAAATTTTGAACAGTCTTCTGcgtctttttattttcctgtTTTCCTattgttttcctttttattttcctgTTTGTTCGCTGCAAAGCAATGGGTATGAATGAATTTAAAT includes:
- the LOC126877919 gene encoding metacaspase-2-like isoform X2 — translated: MVVNAKIWKRNFINKITSLTEKLSDETVFSGLIHNKYSCNTTKNFDTMNDIYTFVGKNSNNNVHYKMQKHDIKKHVGTFQKDSKDKGRRVDNQEGDINMIDSSSSIKNKLKQVQDNMRKCKKSEKRTNRKIKRKTIGKQENKKTQKTVQNFKPYIIGKVGELKDKLLEYQFHIIKIQSNYTTEDIVTLEDANHTVFIFNSIMSKLKEELSQLQEELKDSYIEWIRIINSCNRTVSNEQDKWAISSNDLEIVGSETTSQSSSYNEIFSTNAYKKQSSNINKSSEKNIWERNNNTILQQNIRQDKNNEISSNTMDTNIINTKQTSNQTGNNNDILQSGQNPSSMFNKLKDTNITKALRTYSTVEKKSTNYTLNKNSSCQNITDTLKQLGDHERVLVQNGPITRKRRLTDYDSDISNKHGIVSLYSSRNMCTQDIKQVDVSEDTYSEDSESLIFEPIPFNNSEVLTPRPDSDERDTFRSNKILNFNIRLKAESNHDSQIVLKKPVALLNTNNSNGKYWIKSTQHKIFNSNGSSVNQIESNMDKKLQMICQVVLHKYIQ
- the LOC126877919 gene encoding metacaspase-2-like isoform X3; translation: MNDIYTFVGKNSNNNVHYKMQKHDIKKHVGTFQKDSKDKGRRVDNQEGDINMIDSSSSIKNKLKQVQDNMRKCKKSEKRTNRKIKRKTIGKQENKKTQKTVQNFKPYIIGKVGELKDKLLEYQFHIIKIQSNYTTEDIVTLEDANHTVFIFNSIMSKLKEELSQLQEELKDSYIEWIRIINSCNRTVSNEQDKWAISSNDLEIVGSETTSQSSSYNEIFSTNAYKKQSSNINKSSEKNIWERNNNTILQQNIRQDKNNEISSNTMDTNIINTKQTSNQTGNNNDILQSGQNPSSMFNKLKDTNITKALRTYSTVEKKSTNYTLNKNSSCQNITDTLKQLGDHERVLVQNGPITRKRRLTDYDSDISNKHGIVSLYSSRNMCTQDIKQVDVSEDTYSEDSESLIFEPIPFNNSEVLTPRPDSDERDTFRSNKILNFNIRLKAESNHDSQIVLKKPVALLNTNNSNGKYWIKSTQHKIFNSNGSSVNQIESNMDKKLQMICQVVLHKYIQ
- the LOC126877919 gene encoding metacaspase-2-like isoform X1; the protein is MYVCKSIIISSIPRKRNFINKITSLTEKLSDETVFSGLIHNKYSCNTTKNFDTMNDIYTFVGKNSNNNVHYKMQKHDIKKHVGTFQKDSKDKGRRVDNQEGDINMIDSSSSIKNKLKQVQDNMRKCKKSEKRTNRKIKRKTIGKQENKKTQKTVQNFKPYIIGKVGELKDKLLEYQFHIIKIQSNYTTEDIVTLEDANHTVFIFNSIMSKLKEELSQLQEELKDSYIEWIRIINSCNRTVSNEQDKWAISSNDLEIVGSETTSQSSSYNEIFSTNAYKKQSSNINKSSEKNIWERNNNTILQQNIRQDKNNEISSNTMDTNIINTKQTSNQTGNNNDILQSGQNPSSMFNKLKDTNITKALRTYSTVEKKSTNYTLNKNSSCQNITDTLKQLGDHERVLVQNGPITRKRRLTDYDSDISNKHGIVSLYSSRNMCTQDIKQVDVSEDTYSEDSESLIFEPIPFNNSEVLTPRPDSDERDTFRSNKILNFNIRLKAESNHDSQIVLKKPVALLNTNNSNGKYWIKSTQHKIFNSNGSSVNQIESNMDKKLQMICQVVLHKYIQ